A part of Solenopsis invicta isolate M01_SB chromosome 2, UNIL_Sinv_3.0, whole genome shotgun sequence genomic DNA contains:
- the LOC105200725 gene encoding dystrobrevin beta isoform X7, with translation MLVKMAEEGAGGSGNGSSGEMSRLQLLQEMRQQNFDTIRFASYRTACKLRFIQKKVHLHNVDIWNVIEAFRENGLNTLEPSSTLGVSRLETLLSSLFHALNKRVPVSQQSKVDATTALLMNWLLAAYTSGENNKISVFSVKVALATLCAGKLMDKFRYIYSQISDSNGHMIHWRFADYLKEVLALTAAVYESPSFGYSDGLANSIFPANSKVTVNDFLDTLMSDPGPHCLIWLPLYHRMAAVETVAHPIMCDACHKENFTGFRYRCQKCHSYQLCQDCFWRGKVSGTHNNDHETREYSSFKSPSKQIGHSLRKSFRCVPEKGKNSLPRFPEQPEKTLDLSHIVPPSPLPSHNGFPDPGFMAPFDSGSVDSRSTLRSMDSSRLDDEHKLIARYAQRLAQEARTMPRTASRMSQADQAGRAPSDMNLASFDASRAQRELISQLEAKNKEIMREIARLRRQQEIEAAGLENPALMSELRALRQRKDELETHLATLQDSRRQLMVQLEGLMKMLKNHQASPRSTPNSSPRSTKSPPLPPGAIPSSRSAPPTPGGPLSTPQQQQQQQQQQQQQQQMQQQQQQQMSQSYQNPIPTTTVANAIQGNAMLGTIQNPIPDSLSCVGGDVRL, from the exons ATGCTAG TGAAAATGGCAGAGGAAGGCGCGGGCGGATCGGGAAACGGTAGCAGTGGCGAGATGAGCCGTTTGCAGCTTCTGCAGGAGATGCGACAGCAGAACTTCGACACTATACGATTCGCATCGTATCGTACCGCCTGTAAGCTGAGATTTATACAGAAGAAAGTGCACC TGCACAACGTCGATATATGGAACGTAATCGAGGCGTTTCGAGAGAACGGTCTGAACACGTTAGAGCCGTCGAGTACCTTGGGAGTATCCAGACTCGAAACACTACTGTCTTCCCTGTTTCACGCACTGAACAAGAGAGTGCCGGTGTCGCAGCAATCCAAAGTTGACGCTACCACAGCGTTGCTGATGAACTGGCTGCTTGCCGCTTATACCAGCGG GGAGAACAATAAAATATCCGTATTCTCGGTTAAGGTAGCTCTAGCAACGTTATGCGCGGGAAAGCTCATGGATAAATTTCGAT ATATATACTCGCAAATATCCGATAGCAACGGTCACATGATACACTGGAGGTTCGCCGATTATCTGAAAGAAGTTCTAGCTTTAACCGCGGCAGTTTACGAATCCCCATCGTTCGGATATTCCGACGGTCTTGCTAATTCGATTTTTCCTGCG AATTCCAAAGTCACCGTTAACGATTTTCTGGATACGCTTATGTCAGATCCTGGACCACACTGCTTAATCTGGTTACCGTTGTATCACAGAATGGCGGCCGTGGAAACAG TTGCTCATCCTATTATGTGCGACGCATGTCACAAAGAGAACTTTACTGGGTTCCGATACAGATGTCAGAAGTGCCATTCGTATCAGCTATGTCAAGACTGTTTCTGGCGTGGTAAAGTTTCAGGGACGCATAATAATGATCACGAAACGAGAGAATATAGCAGCTTC AAATCACCGAGTAAGCAAATTGGCCATTCCCTGCGAAAGAGCTTTAGATGTGTCCCCGAGAAAGGAAAGAACAGTCTACCGCGATTCCCGGAACAACCCGAGAAGACGTTAGATCTATCGCACATAGT CCCACCGTCACCTTTACCATCTCACAACGGTTTTCCAGATCCAGGATTTATGGCTCCCTTTGATTCGGGTTCAGTGGATAGTCGTTCGACTTTGAGAAG TATGGACAGTTCAAGACTGGACGATGAACATAAATTAATAGCACGATATGCACAAAGGTTGGCACAAGAAGCTAGGACCATG CCTCGTACCGCGTCCAGAATGTCCCAGGCAGATCAAGCG GGTCGAGCACCGTCGGATATGAACCTGGCGTCGTTCGACGCGTCACGGGCTCAACGTGAGCTTATATCGCAGCTGGAGGCAAAGAATAAGGAAATAATGCGCGAGATAGCAAGGTTAAG AAGGCAACAAGAGATAGAAGCTGCAGGTTTAGAAAATCCGGCGTTAATGTCAGAATTGCGAGCTTTGAGACAGAGAAAGGACGAGTTGGAGACACATCTAGCGACGTTGCAAGATTCTAGGAGGCAACTAATGGTACAGTTGGAGGGTTTAATGAAAATGTTGAAG AATCATCAGGCATCGCCACGATCAACACCAAATAGTTCACCGCGAAGTACGAAGTCACCGCCTTTGCCACCCGGTGCCATACCGAGCAGTAGATCGGCACCGCCGACTCCCGGCGGACCCTTATCTACACCtcaacaacagcaacagcagcagcaacaacaacagcaacaacagcaaatgcagcagcagcaacagcaacaaatGTCTCAGAGCTATCAAAATCCTATACCGACAACGACAGTGGCTAACGCTATACAAGGCAACGCTATGCTCGGCACGATACAGAATCCCATTCCAGATAGCTTGTCGTGCGTTGGAGGCGATGTAAG